A window of the Deltaproteobacteria bacterium HGW-Deltaproteobacteria-18 genome harbors these coding sequences:
- a CDS encoding lipopolysaccharide biosynthesis protein, whose amino-acid sequence MTSFSEETELGYLLGVIRRRIWQMVLPAMAVFVVVAVVVALLPAKYQSSATILIEGQEVPQELVRSTVTGFVEERLQTITQVVLNRSNLMSIIDRIGLYQDERKSMTSEALVEMMRKDITMEPIQAEVMSNTGRPATATIAFSVAFEGTEPAKVLQATNTLVSLFLEENLKNREEKASTAYSFLEKQLVALRDEVAQSEELIARFKEEHLGSLPELTQLNLQTLDRVERDAQAVQENIRGILERRAFLEGQLATVTPQRTLVTADGGRVLPPAEELRALKTRYVSLTATHSDKHPEVIKLREQIAALEGSGVSVDLAEELEAERANLADLRAKYGPKHPDVQAAERRVTALEKSGAGATRVAPSSVSESADNPAWMALKSQLQATAMDLQSQQAMLADLRRRQDDLTLRLENTPRVEQEYRKLERDHQNGQLKFQETSQKLMAARDSKELEEERAGEKLTLIEPPMLPEVPSKPKRMLLMLVGFVMSLGFGAGCGALAEAMDGSVRGLRSLHALTAVPLLGSIPHIATGAEVARRKRKITMAVAGMAGALAVLTGLFHVYVRPLDIIFYQILDRF is encoded by the coding sequence ATGACCAGTTTCAGTGAAGAGACCGAACTTGGATATCTGCTCGGCGTCATCCGGCGTCGCATCTGGCAGATGGTTTTGCCGGCCATGGCCGTGTTTGTCGTGGTTGCCGTGGTCGTGGCCCTGTTGCCCGCCAAGTATCAATCCTCGGCCACGATTCTCATCGAGGGGCAGGAGGTGCCGCAGGAGCTGGTGCGCTCCACGGTGACTGGATTCGTGGAGGAGCGGCTTCAGACCATCACCCAGGTCGTTTTGAACCGCTCCAACCTGATGAGTATCATCGACCGCATCGGCCTGTATCAGGACGAGCGCAAGAGCATGACCTCCGAGGCGCTGGTCGAGATGATGCGCAAAGACATCACCATGGAGCCCATCCAGGCCGAGGTCATGAGCAACACGGGTCGTCCGGCCACGGCGACCATCGCTTTCTCTGTGGCCTTTGAGGGCACCGAGCCCGCCAAGGTGCTGCAGGCCACCAACACCCTGGTCTCCCTTTTTCTGGAAGAGAATCTCAAGAATCGCGAGGAGAAGGCGTCCACAGCCTATTCCTTTCTGGAAAAGCAGCTCGTGGCCCTGCGCGACGAGGTGGCCCAGTCCGAGGAGCTCATCGCCCGGTTCAAGGAGGAGCACCTGGGCTCCCTGCCGGAGCTGACCCAGCTCAACCTGCAGACCCTGGACCGCGTCGAGCGGGACGCGCAGGCCGTGCAGGAGAACATTCGCGGCATCCTTGAGCGCCGGGCCTTTCTGGAAGGACAGCTGGCCACGGTTACGCCGCAGCGCACCCTGGTCACGGCCGACGGCGGGCGCGTCCTGCCCCCGGCCGAGGAGCTGCGCGCGCTCAAGACCAGATACGTATCCCTCACGGCCACTCATTCGGACAAACACCCCGAAGTCATCAAGCTGCGTGAGCAGATCGCGGCCCTGGAGGGCAGCGGCGTGAGCGTGGATCTGGCCGAAGAACTGGAGGCGGAGCGCGCCAATTTGGCGGATCTGCGCGCCAAGTACGGCCCGAAGCATCCGGACGTGCAAGCCGCCGAGCGCCGTGTGACCGCTCTGGAAAAGAGCGGCGCGGGTGCAACCAGAGTGGCACCCAGTTCCGTGTCCGAGAGCGCGGATAATCCTGCCTGGATGGCCCTCAAGAGCCAGTTGCAGGCCACGGCAATGGATCTGCAGAGCCAGCAGGCCATGCTCGCGGACCTGCGCCGCCGTCAGGATGACCTGACCCTCCGTCTGGAAAACACGCCACGGGTGGAGCAGGAATACCGCAAACTGGAGCGCGACCATCAGAACGGCCAGCTCAAATTTCAGGAAACTTCGCAGAAGCTCATGGCCGCGCGGGATTCCAAGGAACTGGAAGAGGAGCGGGCGGGCGAGAAGCTGACCCTGATTGAACCGCCCATGCTCCCTGAAGTGCCTTCCAAGCCCAAACGCATGCTGCTCATGCTGGTCGGCTTCGTCATGTCGCTCGGCTTCGGGGCCGGCTGCGGCGCCCTGGCCGAGGCCATGGACGGCTCGGTGCGCGGCCTGCGCAGCCTGCACGCCCTGACCGCCGTCCCGCTCCTGGGGTCCATCCCTCACATCGCCACGGGTGCGGAAGTGGCCCGGCGCAAACGCAAGATCACCATGGCCGTGGCAGGCATGGCGGGGGCGCTCGCCGTGCTGACGGGGCTGTTCCATGTCTACGTGCGCCCGCTGGACATCATTTTTTATCAGATATTGGACAGGTTTTAG
- a CDS encoding capsular biosynthesis protein: MSKIIKALEKAEEAERLAAGSSGGIIVQDSVPARSVAFDAQPVAVAQAAPAAQVAPAAQVAPAAPVYRAKAQAGGAERRDSVEVRYAQTKIEQACFHKMEERRLLGEGAPRELRDAFNVVRTQILQQTRSKGLNTIMVTSPGRSEGKTTVATNLAITIARDASQTALLVDANLRWPGISCGLGMDSRPGLSDHFLRGLSVESLFVNPGIDKLVVLPAGASQEDSVDIISSPGMQDLVAELKSRYPDRYVIFDCPHLLGIPDALVFAEYVDGIVLVVDEGHTAQNELKTALGMLEGRNLLGVVLNKT; the protein is encoded by the coding sequence ATGAGCAAGATCATCAAGGCCCTTGAAAAGGCCGAGGAAGCAGAGCGGCTGGCTGCGGGGAGTTCGGGTGGGATAATTGTGCAGGATTCGGTTCCTGCCCGGTCCGTTGCGTTTGACGCGCAGCCCGTAGCTGTCGCACAGGCCGCACCTGCCGCACAGGTCGCACCTGCCGCACAGGTCGCACCTGCCGCACCTGTGTACAGGGCGAAGGCGCAGGCCGGGGGCGCGGAGCGACGGGACAGTGTTGAAGTGCGTTACGCCCAGACCAAGATCGAGCAGGCCTGCTTTCACAAGATGGAGGAGCGCAGGCTCCTGGGCGAGGGCGCTCCGCGTGAGCTTCGCGACGCCTTCAACGTCGTGCGCACGCAGATCCTGCAGCAGACCCGTTCCAAGGGGTTGAACACGATCATGGTCACCAGTCCTGGCCGGAGCGAGGGCAAGACCACGGTGGCCACCAACCTGGCCATCACCATCGCCCGCGATGCCAGCCAGACCGCCCTGTTGGTGGACGCCAACCTGCGCTGGCCCGGCATCTCCTGCGGTCTGGGCATGGACTCGCGGCCCGGCCTGTCGGACCATTTTTTGCGCGGCCTGTCTGTGGAGAGCCTGTTCGTGAATCCGGGCATCGACAAGCTCGTGGTCCTGCCTGCTGGCGCTTCCCAGGAGGATTCGGTGGACATCATCAGTTCGCCCGGCATGCAGGATCTCGTGGCGGAGCTGAAGAGCCGCTACCCGGACCGCTACGTCATCTTCGACTGTCCGCATCTGCTGGGCATCCCTGACGCTCTGGTTTTTGCCGAATACGTGGACGGCATCGTCCTTGTGGTTGACGAAGGTCACACCGCGCAAAATGAGTTGAAAACCGCACTTGGCATGCTGGAAGGCCGGAATTTGTTGGGAGTGGTATTAAATAAGACGTGA